The following coding sequences lie in one Leptospira ryugenii genomic window:
- a CDS encoding M48 family metalloprotease, translating into MRKLLLLSLFIFSVVNVYSKGALYVQNPKAKLLAEPQMNAEGSLLPLGEKLTPITEQGLFVQVRTNEKTGWVSKLFVSPLPPSSQIQLGSKSQSVEAVVARQRASDFTKTAAARGLSETEKMRVRGGADLYDFESLRWLESLGTESKVDTNQTNGTSSTAFAKPEERKVGSVSEETKAEVKVGRSLAARLLRKYPLWKNKDFTVYLGQVGKQIASNSSRPELSFTFGVLDTEEVNAFACPGGFILITKGALKNIRSESELAGVLGHEIGHVALFHSGEFIQNNVYLDIISSLLSPPGAEVVNQTTANLLDEMEKQLFESGRDSQAEYEADEAGVVYAGSTGYGVAGLSNYLISLSKLDKADTLKKTHPDTSSRIAKLVKAEATAQIKNVPSPKERWYRYKAFLN; encoded by the coding sequence ATGCGCAAGCTGCTTCTGCTTTCCTTATTTATATTTTCAGTTGTGAATGTGTACAGCAAAGGAGCACTTTACGTACAAAACCCTAAAGCAAAACTTTTGGCAGAGCCGCAAATGAATGCAGAAGGCAGTTTGCTTCCCTTAGGGGAAAAGTTAACTCCCATCACAGAACAAGGTTTGTTCGTACAGGTAAGGACCAATGAAAAGACAGGATGGGTCTCCAAGTTATTTGTCTCTCCTCTTCCGCCTAGCAGCCAAATCCAATTAGGCAGCAAAAGCCAATCCGTTGAGGCGGTGGTGGCAAGACAAAGGGCCTCTGATTTTACGAAGACTGCGGCCGCTCGAGGGCTTTCTGAAACGGAAAAGATGCGGGTTAGAGGTGGGGCGGATCTATACGATTTCGAAAGTTTGCGTTGGTTGGAATCGCTGGGAACAGAAAGCAAAGTAGATACGAATCAAACAAATGGCACTTCGTCTACTGCATTTGCTAAGCCAGAAGAAAGAAAGGTAGGCTCTGTTTCCGAAGAAACAAAAGCAGAAGTTAAAGTGGGAAGGTCGCTCGCAGCTAGACTCCTAAGAAAATACCCACTCTGGAAAAATAAAGATTTCACCGTCTATCTGGGCCAAGTCGGAAAACAGATTGCCTCTAATTCTTCACGCCCCGAACTGAGTTTCACTTTTGGAGTATTAGATACCGAAGAGGTCAATGCTTTTGCCTGTCCTGGTGGATTTATTTTGATCACAAAAGGTGCTTTAAAAAACATCCGATCGGAATCAGAACTGGCTGGCGTTCTTGGTCATGAAATCGGCCATGTTGCCTTATTTCATTCTGGAGAGTTTATACAAAACAATGTCTATTTAGATATAATTTCTAGTCTCCTTAGTCCACCAGGTGCAGAAGTTGTCAACCAAACAACTGCTAATCTATTGGATGAGATGGAAAAACAATTGTTTGAATCGGGAAGAGACAGCCAAGCAGAGTATGAAGCGGATGAAGCTGGTGTTGTCTATGCGGGTAGTACTGGCTATGGAGTCGCAGGTCTCAGCAACTATTTGATCAGTCTGAGCAAATTGGATAAGGCAGATACTTTAAAAAAGACTCATCCTGATACCTCCAGCCGAATCGCAAAACTGGTGAAAGCCGAAGCGACAGCACAAATCAAAAATGTCCCCTCACCCAAAGAACGTTGGTACCGTTATAAGGCATTTCTGAATTAA
- a CDS encoding adenylate/guanylate cyclase domain-containing protein — translation MNQKYLFPLILVVILPLFLIFLLFISGVSSYLNRKFSDGLFAILPHHYHMSDEIVIIDIDEQSIAKYADELAFGQWPWKRNVYPTLLSFTHLIQPPKIILIDIMFTERSDYDQALIDANDQIGGISHAANFRIDPGSKILPTVAERFKRFEIPLPDTSPFPIYESAAFPNGGIGNTTPAIHVVNVIPDTDGVLRRFSPLMRWHELHYPTLPIQAFAEGKPLEIEWKDGELELEREDGKRTSIPLGNKGLVRTYFYSEEEVRSIPRYSAAGIIESMKQIQKGEVEDPEQLIVSPSVFANKIVILGTSAASTHDDVVIPYGLFPGVMAQSVFASNVIQGHCLRELEEYLGILFAGLLLLISLYVLFVSQAHWFRNLFPFFAFGIFLSAFYILYRNNLVLPSSYTLISFPLSYLLGFAYLTYTEGKEKRKFNSILRNLVDPGVVSQALDDMETLKRGGEWEITAFFSDVAGFSSISEELTASDLARLLNEYLSAMTEILKANSGTLDKYIGDAIVGIYGAPIFYPDHPKMACKSALEMVDRLEILRKQWIINNDYTPSARNMKFRIGLNCGLAKVGFMGTDSLASYTMMGDTVNLASRLEAAAKDYGMNVLVSETIESACKDEFHFRFLDKIRVKGKDAPVKIYGLICKKTEVTETLISGETIYRNAFQLYSSQQWDKAIRSFEEAMHFFGKDDASCIALIERCKILFREPPPLTWDGVFTRTTK, via the coding sequence ATGAATCAAAAGTATCTTTTCCCACTTATTTTAGTCGTTATACTCCCTTTATTTTTGATCTTTCTTTTATTTATTTCAGGAGTTTCTAGCTACTTAAACCGAAAGTTTTCGGACGGACTGTTCGCAATCCTACCACACCACTATCATATGTCGGATGAGATTGTTATCATTGATATAGATGAACAAAGCATTGCCAAATATGCCGACGAACTCGCATTTGGGCAATGGCCTTGGAAACGCAATGTATACCCTACTTTACTTAGCTTCACCCACTTGATTCAGCCACCCAAGATTATTTTAATTGATATCATGTTTACGGAGCGATCGGACTATGACCAGGCCTTAATAGATGCAAATGACCAGATCGGTGGCATTTCACATGCCGCAAACTTTCGAATCGACCCTGGTTCAAAAATCCTTCCTACTGTTGCAGAGCGATTCAAAAGATTCGAAATTCCTCTTCCTGACACGAGTCCCTTTCCCATCTATGAGAGTGCGGCTTTTCCCAATGGCGGTATTGGGAATACTACACCCGCAATCCATGTCGTCAATGTGATCCCTGATACAGATGGAGTCCTACGCCGGTTTTCACCCCTTATGCGCTGGCATGAGTTGCACTACCCTACACTCCCCATACAAGCGTTTGCCGAAGGTAAACCATTGGAAATAGAATGGAAGGATGGAGAATTAGAGTTAGAGAGGGAAGATGGGAAGAGAACATCCATCCCTCTTGGCAACAAGGGCTTGGTTCGTACCTATTTTTATTCGGAAGAAGAGGTACGGTCCATCCCTCGTTATTCCGCTGCCGGCATCATAGAGTCGATGAAACAAATCCAAAAAGGCGAAGTGGAAGACCCAGAGCAATTGATTGTTTCTCCCAGCGTTTTTGCCAATAAGATTGTAATTTTAGGTACATCGGCTGCATCCACGCATGACGATGTTGTCATACCCTATGGACTTTTCCCAGGAGTAATGGCACAGTCTGTTTTTGCCTCGAATGTCATCCAAGGACATTGTTTAAGAGAATTGGAAGAATACTTGGGAATACTCTTTGCAGGACTTTTGCTCCTCATCAGCTTATATGTTTTGTTTGTGTCCCAAGCCCATTGGTTTCGAAATTTATTTCCTTTTTTTGCATTCGGTATTTTCCTCTCTGCATTTTACATTCTCTATAGAAATAATCTTGTTTTACCTAGCTCCTATACTCTGATTTCATTTCCGCTTTCCTACCTTCTTGGATTTGCTTACTTAACGTATACAGAAGGAAAAGAAAAAAGAAAATTTAATAGCATATTACGAAACTTAGTCGATCCAGGTGTCGTATCACAAGCCTTAGATGATATGGAAACACTAAAAAGAGGTGGAGAATGGGAAATCACTGCATTTTTTTCTGATGTTGCTGGTTTTTCAAGTATTAGTGAAGAGTTGACAGCAAGTGACTTAGCTCGATTGTTAAATGAGTACCTTTCGGCAATGACTGAAATTCTAAAAGCAAATTCAGGTACCTTGGACAAATACATAGGTGATGCCATTGTTGGGATATACGGTGCACCAATCTTTTACCCAGACCATCCTAAAATGGCCTGTAAATCTGCATTAGAAATGGTAGACCGACTGGAAATTTTACGAAAGCAGTGGATCATTAACAATGATTATACCCCCTCTGCTCGTAATATGAAATTTCGTATCGGACTCAATTGTGGGCTTGCAAAAGTCGGGTTTATGGGTACGGACAGTTTGGCATCTTATACAATGATGGGAGATACAGTAAACCTGGCCTCTCGATTGGAAGCTGCTGCCAAAGATTATGGCATGAATGTTCTCGTCTCAGAAACCATTGAATCTGCCTGCAAAGATGAGTTCCATTTTCGTTTTTTGGACAAAATCCGCGTCAAAGGGAAGGATGCCCCTGTGAAGATCTATGGATTGATTTGTAAGAAAACTGAGGTCACAGAAACTCTTATATCAGGCGAGACAATCTACCGCAATGCATTCCAACTGTATAGTAGCCAACAATGGGACAAAGCCATTCGAAGTTTTGAAGAGGCCATGCACTTTTTTGGTAAAGATGACGCATCTTGCATCGCTTTGATAGAACGTTGTAAGATTTTGTTTCGGGAGCCTCCTCCCCTTACTTGGGATGGGGTATTTACAAGAACGACCAAGTAA
- a CDS encoding esterase/lipase family protein, with translation MLRLLDTLEQFWAKLYFFLPGHLEPEDCSGKDILIVPGWEAGKGFYRRLKSNLDNLGFHVGILSTLRKPKSLEEAVQHLAKQILTAPNDVTLIAHNTGGLVVLILPDEARRKVKRLITLGTPYHGSETFKNTRYSFWAYQSDWVTKNYKNALFFPLFQPLSAIEDFSFSPQESTEFGQGRDLWFDIPGNYNLVRRKENLRTIREFLGTPKDPIMASIGAKPSLDFAAPKKVEIVDFSKYDPKRKSAKKTVAKKKTQAKKTSSPAKKKKR, from the coding sequence ATGCTTCGGCTTCTCGATACCCTCGAACAATTTTGGGCGAAACTCTATTTTTTCTTACCTGGACATTTGGAGCCTGAGGATTGTTCTGGCAAAGATATATTGATCGTACCTGGATGGGAAGCAGGGAAAGGTTTTTATCGTAGGCTGAAATCAAATTTAGACAATTTAGGGTTTCATGTAGGCATCCTTTCTACTCTTCGCAAACCCAAATCACTCGAAGAGGCAGTACAGCACTTAGCAAAACAAATCCTAACGGCACCTAACGATGTAACTTTGATTGCTCACAATACAGGTGGCTTGGTAGTGCTAATCCTTCCAGATGAGGCCAGACGAAAGGTAAAAAGACTTATTACATTGGGTACTCCGTATCATGGCTCAGAAACATTTAAAAACACTCGGTATTCGTTCTGGGCATACCAATCCGATTGGGTGACAAAGAATTACAAAAATGCCCTCTTCTTTCCTCTTTTCCAACCACTTTCAGCGATAGAAGACTTTTCCTTTTCGCCTCAAGAAAGTACAGAGTTTGGCCAAGGCCGTGACCTCTGGTTTGACATTCCTGGAAACTACAACTTAGTTAGGAGAAAAGAAAATCTCCGAACAATCCGAGAATTTTTAGGCACACCCAAAGACCCTATTATGGCTAGTATTGGTGCCAAACCAAGTTTAGATTTTGCCGCGCCGAAGAAAGTAGAGATCGTAGATTTTTCGAAGTATGATCCAAAACGAAAGTCAGCGAAGAAAACAGTTGCTAAGAAAAAAACGCAGGCAAAGAAAACATCCTCGCCCGCGAAAAAGAAAAAACGCTAA
- a CDS encoding four-helix bundle copper-binding protein has product MNRKQFVTNSAALFAGASLLSNLAAEDHKHDPSMKMSSGNSKYSKALMSAIHCKLAAELCLSHCISEMAGGDKSLGSCASSTKEVIAACDAFISLASQNSSFTKKSAQLCAEICQSCAKECKKHADHHKECKDCMESCLSCAKEMAKV; this is encoded by the coding sequence ATGAATCGCAAACAATTTGTTACCAATTCCGCTGCACTTTTTGCAGGAGCAAGTCTTCTTTCTAACCTCGCTGCAGAAGACCACAAACATGATCCATCCATGAAAATGAGTTCTGGCAATTCAAAGTATAGTAAGGCATTAATGTCGGCTATCCACTGTAAGTTGGCCGCAGAACTATGTTTGAGCCATTGTATTTCCGAGATGGCAGGTGGAGATAAGAGCTTAGGATCTTGTGCGAGCTCTACAAAAGAAGTGATCGCAGCTTGCGATGCTTTTATTAGCTTAGCTAGCCAGAATTCTTCGTTTACTAAGAAGTCTGCACAACTCTGCGCAGAAATTTGCCAATCCTGTGCAAAAGAGTGTAAAAAACATGCAGACCACCATAAAGAATGCAAAGACTGTATGGAAAGCTGTCTATCTTGTGCTAAAGAAATGGCTAAGGTTTAA
- a CDS encoding TraB/GumN family protein, which yields MPSIKKSATKTKSSRKSGFTTDEPYHVEYIGKTEVHLLGTAHISEKSVEAVEALVEKVKPDAICVELCDSRMKSLEDPDYLKKMDIFKVFKERKMWLLLSSLILSSFQKKMGNQKVRPGDEMRKGIQLGREKGLLVVPVDREIQTTLKRAWGNVGFFSKTFLFSALITSLFVKEDVSVEKIEEMKSEDILNDLFSQLPRRYDSIRNVIIDERDIYLSEKIRRVALEGKFKKIIAIVGAGHLKGILQHIQHEHPLEPLESLPKSSWLDYAKIAIYPIFFAGLIGYTTYTQGKEAGGDILSQLVWIKGGLAAFGALVAWGHPISIFLAFLTAPIGTFVPIFKAGWVAALSESYLRKPTVEDFEKIAEDSETVSGFWRNRVIRIFLIFFLPQIGSTVGTFLVAWKGIRNLF from the coding sequence ATGCCTTCAATCAAAAAATCAGCAACCAAAACAAAAAGCAGCAGAAAATCAGGTTTTACAACGGATGAGCCTTATCATGTCGAATACATAGGTAAGACTGAAGTTCATTTATTGGGAACTGCCCATATTTCAGAAAAGAGTGTAGAAGCCGTCGAAGCTCTTGTGGAAAAGGTAAAACCGGATGCCATCTGCGTTGAGTTATGTGATTCTAGAATGAAATCTTTAGAAGATCCTGATTATCTGAAAAAAATGGATATCTTTAAGGTATTCAAAGAAAGAAAAATGTGGCTCCTACTTTCAAGCCTCATTCTATCCTCTTTCCAAAAAAAAATGGGGAACCAGAAAGTCAGACCTGGCGATGAAATGAGGAAAGGCATTCAATTGGGTAGGGAGAAAGGATTGTTAGTCGTTCCTGTCGATCGGGAGATCCAAACCACTCTAAAACGTGCCTGGGGAAATGTTGGTTTTTTTTCTAAGACATTTTTGTTCTCTGCTCTTATCACTTCTTTGTTTGTAAAAGAAGATGTATCCGTTGAAAAGATTGAGGAAATGAAAAGTGAAGATATTCTAAATGATCTATTTTCTCAACTGCCCAGACGTTATGATTCCATTCGTAATGTTATCATTGATGAAAGAGATATCTATCTTTCAGAAAAGATTAGAAGAGTAGCTCTCGAAGGTAAATTTAAAAAGATCATCGCTATCGTTGGGGCGGGGCACCTAAAAGGAATCTTACAGCATATCCAACATGAGCATCCTTTAGAACCACTCGAAAGTTTGCCGAAGAGTTCTTGGTTAGATTATGCTAAGATTGCTATTTATCCGATTTTCTTTGCTGGTCTGATTGGTTACACAACATATACGCAAGGGAAAGAAGCGGGCGGCGACATCCTCTCTCAATTGGTTTGGATCAAAGGTGGTCTAGCCGCTTTCGGAGCTTTGGTCGCTTGGGGGCACCCGATTTCCATTTTTCTTGCTTTTTTAACGGCACCCATCGGTACCTTTGTTCCGATCTTCAAGGCTGGCTGGGTGGCAGCATTGAGTGAGTCCTATTTACGTAAACCGACTGTGGAAGATTTTGAAAAGATTGCAGAAGACTCGGAAACAGTCTCCGGATTTTGGAGAAATAGAGTCATTCGAATCTTTCTCATCTTTTTTCTACCTCAAATTGGATCTACGGTTGGTACCTTTTTGGTAGCTTGGAAAGGAATTCGAAATCTTTTTTAA
- a CDS encoding chemotaxis protein CheD, which yields MSIKSKIINVGIADIKVGAADVVLRTTLGSCIGIVLYDPEQKIGAISHIMLAKDPTGKDSLKFPHKYGETALPELIRMMKEAGSPVGKFSCRMFGGASMFKGINSNFLQNIGEQNIQIVRKFMEDLKVPIIVEDVAGNEGRTISLYCDDGRVLLKKAGMEKYLYKVR from the coding sequence ATGTCCATAAAATCTAAAATAATCAACGTAGGAATTGCAGATATCAAAGTGGGAGCAGCCGATGTTGTCCTACGTACAACTTTGGGGTCTTGCATTGGGATCGTTTTATATGACCCAGAGCAAAAAATTGGTGCAATCTCCCATATAATGTTAGCAAAAGACCCCACCGGAAAAGACAGCCTCAAGTTCCCACACAAATATGGTGAAACTGCGCTGCCCGAACTCATTCGGATGATGAAAGAAGCAGGTTCGCCTGTTGGCAAATTTTCTTGCCGTATGTTCGGTGGTGCCTCGATGTTTAAAGGCATCAATTCCAATTTTTTACAAAACATTGGAGAACAAAATATACAAATCGTAAGAAAGTTTATGGAAGACCTCAAAGTACCCATCATCGTAGAAGATGTGGCTGGGAACGAAGGCAGAACGATCAGTTTGTATTGTGATGATGGAAGAGTTTTATTAAAAAAAGCGGGTATGGAAAAATACCTATATAAGGTGCGTTAG
- a CDS encoding HDOD domain-containing protein: MEKDKVDLVLKDITKLPSISSVVTKVLEKLQKPDVNITDLATEISKDPAITASVIKLSNSAYYRASKPIRTVQEALMTLGTKTVKEIVLVTAAKGILAQDLNQYQLEAAQLWTASLLVAEMSSKISIHKKLGLDKDLAFTSGLLCSVGKIVLAQFFQPVMNDLRAELKDFKEPFPVLEKKYFGYTHMEVSEILLKQWNFPNELVDVAAHYLNPEASQVNPLLTSVVHVASILIVVSGIGIDIGGESVPLSPFALQKTGITDLDIQNYFTHIPDLQAGLADLLNM, from the coding sequence ATGGAAAAGGATAAAGTTGATCTCGTTTTAAAAGACATTACAAAACTTCCTTCCATTTCCTCTGTGGTAACGAAGGTACTGGAAAAATTACAAAAGCCCGATGTGAACATCACTGATTTAGCTACTGAGATTTCAAAGGACCCTGCTATCACTGCTTCCGTCATCAAACTATCAAACTCAGCCTACTACAGAGCATCAAAGCCAATCCGTACTGTCCAAGAGGCTCTGATGACTTTGGGCACAAAAACTGTCAAAGAAATCGTTTTGGTCACAGCCGCAAAAGGTATCCTAGCACAAGACTTAAACCAATACCAATTGGAAGCTGCCCAATTGTGGACGGCATCTTTGTTGGTTGCCGAGATGTCGAGTAAGATCTCCATACACAAAAAACTCGGTCTAGATAAAGACCTAGCCTTTACCTCTGGTCTTTTATGTAGCGTTGGCAAAATCGTTTTAGCTCAATTCTTTCAGCCTGTTATGAACGACTTACGTGCAGAGTTAAAGGACTTTAAAGAACCCTTCCCTGTATTAGAAAAGAAGTACTTTGGCTATACACATATGGAAGTCTCCGAAATTTTACTCAAACAATGGAACTTCCCAAATGAATTAGTAGATGTGGCGGCACATTATCTAAACCCCGAGGCTTCTCAAGTGAACCCATTGCTCACGAGTGTGGTCCACGTTGCGAGTATTCTGATTGTTGTTTCGGGGATCGGAATCGACATCGGTGGAGAATCGGTTCCCCTCTCCCCCTTTGCCCTGCAGAAGACAGGTATCACCGATTTAGATATCCAAAACTATTTTACTCATATACCCGATCTACAAGCTGGTCTTGCTGATCTCTTAAATATGTAA
- a CDS encoding shikimate kinase: MNLILIGPRGVGKSKVSRSLSKLLQFPVVSTDSVAVYEEGGLSIPEIVNKHGWKHFRELEYQILKKLEYAHNLILDCGGGILFDLAEDETEIISQRKLHLLRKIGKIILLERDFDELVGKVIGDKTRPDLSNKKAYSEILTKRLPLYREAAHHICQADGKSKEEIAKEIKKLLLL; the protein is encoded by the coding sequence ATGAACCTGATATTAATTGGCCCACGCGGTGTTGGGAAGTCAAAAGTCTCACGCTCTCTTTCAAAACTTTTACAATTTCCAGTTGTATCTACTGACTCTGTAGCAGTTTACGAAGAAGGTGGACTGAGTATCCCCGAAATTGTAAATAAACATGGATGGAAACATTTCCGTGAACTAGAATACCAGATTTTAAAAAAATTAGAATATGCTCATAATCTGATTTTAGATTGTGGAGGTGGGATTCTGTTTGACCTCGCAGAAGATGAAACTGAGATCATCAGTCAGAGAAAATTGCATTTACTCCGAAAAATTGGTAAAATTATTCTTTTGGAAAGAGATTTTGATGAGCTTGTTGGCAAAGTGATTGGAGATAAAACTAGGCCGGATCTTTCCAATAAAAAAGCATATTCTGAAATTCTAACTAAACGCCTTCCCCTCTATAGAGAGGCAGCGCACCACATCTGCCAAGCGGACGGCAAGTCCAAAGAAGAAATAGCAAAAGAGATCAAAAAGTTACTCTTACTCTGA